From the Cryptomeria japonica chromosome 2, Sugi_1.0, whole genome shotgun sequence genome, one window contains:
- the LOC131028221 gene encoding RING-H2 finger protein ATL5 — translation MDPHDGFNQNDSLSEKTYAISGKIMLAAIVVLFTVVLFILVLHIYARFFWRRALASNRRRGGSSRRRRLAFSGDQDPARLRRVGLEKSVIETLPVFVYRAENFKDDALECAVCLCEFEENEKVRLLPKCNHSFHIECIDMWFDSHSTCPLCRTSAQPDPVVLPVDGSVAAVGESSGTAGEQEGSNVFITVDGNRNSDLCDSCRHNEDLPSSTYPTNVLFWGTQSRVSSRNLTEGTSSRKSLGKIAVDIPPRRADSFYSPRDHQQYFSPGGPSSVKSPSTRLRSLKRILNRSVPPSPSGSVHVEQDASDQV, via the coding sequence ATGGATCCCCATGATGGTTTCAACCAAAATGATTCTTTGAGTGAGAAGACATACGCCATAAGCGGAAAAATCATGCTGGCAGCCATTGTAGTTCTGTTCACAGTGGTGCTCTTCATCCTCGTCCTGCATATTTACGCCCGATTTTTCTGGCGGCGGGCGCTGGCTTCGAACCGGCGACGAGGCGGTTCGTCTCGGCGCCGCCGATTGGCTTTCTCAGGGGACCAGGATCCGGCGAGGCTTCGCAGAGTCGGGCTTGAAAAGTCGGTGATTGAAACCCTACCTGTGTTTGTGTACCGCGCAGAGAATTTCAAAGACGATGCCCTTGAATGCGCCGTTTGCCTCTGCGAATTCGAGGAGAACGAAAAGGTCAGATTGTTGCCCAAATGCAATCACAGTTTTCACATAGAGTGCATCGACATGTGGTTCGACTCGCATTCGACCTGCCCGCTCTGTCGAACGAGCGCTCAGCCCGACCCGGTGGTGCTGCCGGTCGATGGTTCTGTCGCAGCAGTCGGTGAGAGTTCAGGCACAGCCGGTGAACAGGAGGGTTCGAATGTTTTCATCACAGTCGACGGAAATCGCAACAGTGATCTGTGCGATTCGTGCAGGCACAATGAGGATTTACCCTCGTCTACTTATCCCACCAATGTTCTGTTCTGGGGCACTCAGAGTCGAGTGAGTTCGAGGAATTTGACTGAAGGTACTTCTTCCCGGAAATCGCTGGGGAAAATCGCTGTGGACATTCCGCCCAGAAGGGCTGATAGCTTTTACTCCCCGAGGGATCATCAGCAGTACTTTTCTCCCGGTGGCCCGTCGTCTGTCAAGTCGCCTTCTACTCGCCTTCGGTCTTTGAAAAGGATTCTGAACCGGTCTGTTCCGCCGAGCCCCAGTGGTAGTGTTCATGTTGAGCAGGATGCTTCAGATCAGGTGTGA